Proteins encoded within one genomic window of Ottowia sp. SB7-C50:
- a CDS encoding L-serine ammonia-lyase, producing the protein MTVSALDLFKIGIGPSSSHTVGPMRAGGAFVQAAAQAGLLSAAQRVQIRLYGSLAATGIGHGTDRAVIAGLMGMAPDSVDPDAMAQAVDAVQIDARLPLAGAHAVPFEWQRDLQFVPANLPWHPNALRLTLHGDAGVLAENTYYSVGGGFIVDEAQAAAGQAGGAPVAVEFGYESGEQLLALCRQHGLRVADLVRRNERAWRSDADTRTALLAIWQAMKACVARGLTQEGVLPGGLQVARRAPAMHRKLNARDARPNLITQTFAAMDWVNLYALAVNEENAAGGRVVTAPTNGAAGIVPAVLHYFMDFQRGAHDDDVVDFLLAATAIGVLLKRNASISGAEVGCQGEVGSACAMAAAGLAQVLGGTPEQVENAAEIGLEHNLGLTCDPIGGLVQVPCIERNAMAAVKAINAAQLALAGDGTHKVSLDAAIRTLRDTGHDMLDKYKETSRGGLAVAFTEC; encoded by the coding sequence ATGACCGTCAGCGCGCTCGATTTGTTCAAGATCGGCATCGGCCCCTCCAGTTCGCATACCGTGGGGCCGATGCGCGCGGGCGGGGCGTTCGTGCAGGCCGCCGCGCAGGCCGGGCTGCTGTCTGCGGCGCAGCGCGTGCAGATACGGCTGTACGGCTCGCTGGCGGCCACGGGCATCGGCCACGGCACCGACCGGGCCGTGATCGCCGGGCTGATGGGCATGGCGCCCGATAGCGTCGACCCCGACGCGATGGCCCAGGCCGTCGATGCGGTGCAGATCGATGCGCGTCTGCCGCTGGCCGGCGCGCACGCAGTGCCGTTTGAGTGGCAGCGCGACCTGCAGTTCGTGCCCGCCAACCTGCCGTGGCACCCCAATGCGCTGCGCCTGACGCTGCACGGCGACGCGGGCGTGCTGGCCGAAAACACCTACTACTCGGTCGGCGGCGGTTTCATCGTCGACGAGGCGCAGGCTGCGGCGGGGCAGGCGGGCGGCGCGCCTGTGGCGGTCGAATTCGGCTACGAATCGGGCGAGCAACTGCTGGCGCTGTGCCGCCAGCACGGGCTGCGCGTGGCCGATCTGGTGCGCCGCAACGAGCGCGCCTGGCGCTCCGACGCTGACACGCGCACCGCCCTGCTGGCCATCTGGCAGGCCATGAAGGCCTGCGTGGCGCGCGGGCTGACGCAAGAAGGCGTGCTGCCGGGCGGCCTGCAGGTGGCCCGTCGCGCGCCCGCCATGCACCGCAAGCTCAACGCGCGCGACGCCCGCCCCAACCTCATCACGCAGACCTTTGCCGCCATGGACTGGGTCAATCTGTACGCGCTGGCGGTGAACGAGGAAAACGCCGCCGGCGGCCGCGTGGTCACCGCGCCCACCAACGGCGCGGCCGGCATCGTGCCGGCGGTGCTGCATTACTTCATGGACTTTCAGCGCGGGGCGCACGACGACGACGTGGTCGACTTCCTGCTGGCGGCCACCGCGATTGGCGTGCTGCTCAAGCGCAATGCGTCGATTTCGGGCGCGGAGGTGGGTTGCCAGGGCGAGGTCGGGTCGGCCTGCGCCATGGCGGCGGCGGGGCTGGCGCAGGTGCTGGGCGGCACGCCCGAGCAGGTCGAGAACGCCGCCGAAATCGGCCTCGAACACAACCTGGGCCTGACCTGCGACCCCATCGGCGGCCTGGTGCAGGTGCCCTGCATCGAGCGCAATGCCATGGCCGCCGTGAAGGCCATCAACGCCGCGCAACTGGCGCTGGCGGGCGACGGCACGCACAAGGTCAGCCTGGACGCGGCCATTCGCACGCTGCGCGACACCGGGCACGACATGCTGGACAAGTACAAGGAAACCTCGCGCGGCGGGCTGGCGGTGGCGTTTACCGAGTGCTGA
- the miaB gene encoding tRNA (N6-isopentenyl adenosine(37)-C2)-methylthiotransferase MiaB, whose protein sequence is MSRKVFIKTFGCQMNEYDSDKMADVLGAAQGYEPTDDPEAADLILFNTCSVREKAQEKVFSDLGRVKHLKKKGVLIGVGGCVASQEGDEIIRRAPYVDVVFGPQTLHRLPELLSQREQQQRPQVDIRFPEIEKFDHLPPARVEGASAFVSIMEGCSKYCSYCVVPYTRGEEFSRPFDDVLTEVAGLADQGVKEVTLLGQNVNAYRGPMGESDEIADFALLIEYVAEIPGIERIRYTTSHPNEFTQRLIDVYAKVPQLVSHLHLPVQHGSDRILMAMKRGYTAMEYKSIIRKLRAVRPGISLSSDFIVGFPGETEDDFGKMMKLIDDVGYDASFSFIFSPRPGTPAANLADDTPHDVKLKRLQHLQATIEQNVRAIGASRVGTVQRILVEGPSRKNPQELMGRTECNRIVNFDGGPHSTRLVGQMIDVTITEALPHSLRGAVAQRAEAAA, encoded by the coding sequence ATGTCCCGCAAAGTTTTCATCAAGACCTTTGGCTGCCAGATGAACGAGTACGACTCGGACAAGATGGCCGACGTGCTGGGCGCCGCCCAGGGCTACGAGCCGACCGACGACCCCGAGGCCGCCGACCTGATCCTGTTCAACACCTGCTCGGTGCGCGAGAAGGCGCAGGAGAAGGTGTTCAGCGACCTGGGCCGGGTCAAGCACCTCAAGAAGAAGGGCGTGCTGATCGGCGTCGGCGGCTGCGTGGCCAGCCAGGAGGGCGACGAAATCATCCGGCGCGCGCCCTACGTGGACGTGGTGTTCGGCCCGCAGACCCTGCACCGCCTGCCCGAGTTGTTGTCGCAGCGCGAGCAGCAGCAGCGCCCGCAGGTCGACATCCGCTTTCCCGAAATCGAGAAGTTCGACCACCTGCCGCCGGCGCGCGTCGAGGGCGCCAGCGCCTTCGTCTCGATCATGGAGGGTTGCTCTAAATACTGTAGCTACTGCGTGGTTCCCTACACGCGCGGCGAGGAGTTTTCACGCCCCTTCGACGACGTGCTGACCGAAGTCGCCGGGCTGGCCGACCAGGGCGTGAAGGAAGTGACGCTGCTGGGCCAGAACGTGAACGCCTATCGCGGGCCGATGGGTGAGTCCGACGAAATCGCCGACTTTGCCCTGCTGATCGAGTACGTGGCCGAAATCCCCGGCATCGAGCGCATTCGCTACACCACCAGCCACCCCAACGAATTCACGCAGCGGCTGATCGACGTCTACGCCAAGGTGCCACAGCTGGTGAGCCACCTGCACCTGCCGGTGCAGCACGGCAGCGACCGCATCCTGATGGCGATGAAGCGCGGCTACACGGCGATGGAATACAAGAGCATCATCCGCAAGCTGCGCGCCGTGCGGCCGGGCATCAGCCTGAGCAGCGACTTCATCGTCGGCTTTCCGGGCGAGACGGAAGACGACTTCGGCAAGATGATGAAACTGATCGACGACGTCGGCTACGACGCCAGCTTCAGCTTCATCTTCAGCCCGCGCCCCGGCACGCCCGCCGCCAACCTGGCCGACGACACGCCGCACGACGTGAAGCTGAAGCGCCTGCAGCACCTGCAAGCCACCATCGAACAGAACGTGCGCGCCATCGGCGCCAGCCGCGTGGGCACCGTGCAGCGCATCCTGGTCGAAGGCCCGTCGCGCAAGAACCCGCAGGAGCTGATGGGCCGCACCGAATGCAACCGCATCGTCAACTTCGACGGCGGCCCCCACAGCACGCGCCTGGTCGGCCAGATGATCGACGTCACCATCACCGAGGCGCTGCCGCATTCGCTGCGCGGCGCGGTGGCGCAGCGCGCTGAGGCGGCGGCCTGA